The genomic interval GTGAAACAGTCAATGATGCTGATCAGATGAAAGTTACCGCTTGTTTGAACCCCTTGCATACCGCTTTAGCTATTTTTGGAAGTTTATTAGATTATCATTCAATTTGGGAAGAAGTTGCCAATCCAGATTTGTTAGCACTTATTAAGAATTTGGGGTATGGCGAGGCTTTGCCTGTGGTTAAGAATCCGAAAATTATCAATCCGAAAGATTTTATTGACCAGTTATTGACTAAACGTTTACCAAATAAAAACATTCCAGATACACCACAGAGAATTGCGGCAGATACGTCACAAAAAATTCCTGTTCGCTATGGCGTAACGATTGGACACTATATTGCCAATCCAAGATTTTCTGTTAAAGAATTGGAATTTATTCCATTAGTCATTGCTGCTTGGTGCCGTTATTTAATCGGAATTAATGATGAGTTAGAAAGTTTTTCTCCAAGTCCGGACCCTCTTCTTGAAGAGTTGCAAGCTTTTGTTGCCGAGGTAAAATTAGATGGTAGTCAGCAAGAAATTCATGAAATTCTAAAACCTATCTTATCTAATCACCAAATTTTTCCAAATGAGATGTACCAAACAGGGCTAGCTCAAAAGATTGAAAATTACTTTGAGCAAATGCTTCAAGGCAAAGGAGCAGTGCTTAAGACACTGCAAATCGTCCTAAAAGAACACGGAAAAAAATACTGACAGACTACTTATTTAGAACTGTCAGTAAAAAAATATCTGAAAATTTACTGACAGAATGTTTAATTTTGAGCTGTCAGTAAAAATACTGCTATCAGTTTTCCATTTCTGCCAAATTGTGAAAAGAAAAAACGGACCAACTTTTTAATCAAGCTTTAAATAAAGTTTTGGCAGATTTGCAAAATCAAAGTTACGAAATCATTGACGTACAACTTTCAGCTGGCCTTACCGCTTGGTGGGAAGCTACAGCACGCTATTTGATTTTATATAAATAAGATAAAGGAATAAAAAAATGGAAATGACAATGCGTTGGTTTGGTTCAAATGCAGATAAGATAAAACTTTCTGAAATTGCCCAAGTTCCAGGTGTTAAAGGAGTCGTTGGAATGATTATGGACATTCCAGCGGGAGAAATTTGGCCAAAGGAGAGAATCAAAGCACTTAAAGAAGAAATTGAAGCCGCAGGTTTAAGTTTAAAAGTAATTGAATCTGTCAATATTCATGATGATATCAAAATTGGTTTGCCAACTCGTGATAAATATATTGAGAATTATAAAGAAACGATTCGAAATCTTGCTGAGTTTGGGATTGAAGTGATTTGCTATAATTTTATGCCTGTATTTGACTGGTTGAAATCAGATTTGGATTATCATTTATCTGATAATTCACAAACTATGGCTTTTATTGCTGGGGATATTCCAGCAAACCCTCAGGAGATAATTGACCGCGTTCAAGCAGCGGATGGTGGCTTTTCACTACCGGGTTGGGAACCTGAAAGATTATCAGAAGTCAGAGGACTCTTTGAGGCATACAAAAATGTCGATGAGCATAAATTGCGTGAAAATTTTGCTTATTTTCTAAAAGCAATCATTCCTACATGTGAAGAAGTTGGGATTAAAATGGCGGTTCACCCTGATGACCCTCCTTATCCGATGTTTGGGCTTCCTCGGGGTGGTGAAAAATCGGGAAGATTTAGATTGGATATGTAATGTTGTAGATAGTCCGTCAAACGCGATTACGCTTTGTACGGGGTCGATTGCTGAAGATCCAGCTAATAATGTCTATGAAATTATGGCTGAATTTGTCAAAAGAGACCGAATTCCTTTTGCACATGTGCGGAATATTAAATTTTTGCCAAGTGGTGAAAAAGATTTTTATGAAGCTCCTCATATGTCGGAGTATGGTTCGCTTGATATGTATAAAATAATGAAAGCCATGTATGATAATGGTTTTGATGGCTATATTCGTCCAGACCATGGTCGAATGATTTGGGGAGAAACAGGACGCCCAGGCTACGGTTTATATGACCGAGCACTTGGAGCAAGTTATCTTAATGGGCTTTGGGAGGCGCTTGAGAAAACGAATCAATAAATAAAAATGATATGAAGAAATCTATTTTAAAGAACTTTTTGTGAAAAAATGTGCGGAGAATACTCTCCGCTAAAATTAAAACGTTGGAGTAAGCGTTTCACAAAGTTCACAAATTAACAAAGTTTATGGAAAAATTTGTCAATTTTCACTGACAAAAATATAAAAATAGGAGAATCTGTTTAAAATGGCAGAAAAACAAAAAACTTCATGGGTTTATACCCCAAAAGCAATCAATACAAGGCGTGGTCTTCTTTACGGTTTGACTGATTTAATGGGCGGAGGCTGGAATAACATTGTTTCAGGAGTTATCTTTGTCTTTGTTCTTTCACAAGGAATTAGTCCTCTTTTTACAGGAGCAGTTTTGGGAATTGGTCGGATTATTGATGCCATCTGGTCCCTCTTTTTTGGGGCAATTACTGACCGTTTTTATCGAACAAGATTAGGACGAAAATATGGCCGACGTCATTTCTTTATTGCACTTGGCGGAATATTATTTGCGATTTTATTTCCAATGTTTTGGATTTCAACTAGCAGTTGGCAATATTATCTTTGGGTTTATGTTGCTATTGAGGTAGCGATTTCCATGATTTTAATTCCTTGGGAAACCTTGCCTACGGAAATGACGCCTGATTATAAAAAAAGAACCACTCTTTCAGGGAGTCGAATGTTTATTTCAGCAACTGGAACGGCTATTGTCTTCTTTACCTTAGCTGTACTTAAGTCATTTAATAATCCTAATGCTTATCTTTATACGGGAATTACTTGGACAGTCATTTTTGTCATTGCCATTTTCACTTCATGGCGAGCAAGCTGGGAACGTCCTTTAACTCCAGAATTTCTAGCAGAATTAGATGCTCAACCACGACTTGGATTTAGTGGATTTATGAAAAAAACAGTGACAGATTACTTTGGCACTTTCAAAAATAAATCATTCAGAAAACATTTATTGGTTTATCTCCTCTCATTTACAGGAAAAGATTTCTATTCTACACTGCTCCCAACTTTTATCGTGATTGGATTGTCTGGAACATCTGCCAATGCTCCGTGGGTTCTCCAAGCACTCTCAGCATTTGGTATTCTATCGACTATTGCCGCAGTAAAATTAATGGTCACTCGTGGTCCGAAATATTTATTTACTTTGAGTTATTTGGCGATTATTGTGGCCATGTTAGGTTATTTTGTTATCTATTTGACAGGGATTAATAATCCAATGTGGATGCTTGTGATTGTTTCCATTATTTATCAACTTGGACGAGGAATTTTAGAATTTACTCCTTGGAATGTTTTCCCTTTTATACCCGATGTTGACCGAATTTTTACACATGGTGATAAAGCGGGCGTATATGCTTCTGTCATGACTTTCTTTCGTAAATCAACAGGGGCACTTGCAACATATATTGCTGGCTGGGCTCTTGAAGAAATTGGATTTAATTCCACAACAATGACGACTCATGCAAATACACCATTAGGTATTCAGCACGGAATTATGTTGATTTTCATCTTTGTTCCAATTGGCTTGTTAGCAGCCGCATTGATTGCAGCTCGCACCTTTAAACTTAATCGAGCCAATCATGATATTTTAAAAGCAGAATTGCAACGCCTTGAAGAAGGAGGCTCAAAAACTGATGTAACTCTTGAAACACGTCAGGTCGTTGAATTACTGACAGGTCACTCTTATGAAAAATGTTGGCCTGACCAAGCAGACATTTAATGACAAAAGCTTAAAAGTTTAGTGACAGGCGCTGTCAGTAAACTTATCGGAGAAAAACGATGGAAAATCAATTGTTAACACTAAAAAATAATGAGCTTACTGTTCAAATTAATCCAAAAGGGGCCGAATTAACTCATGTAATTGAGAATAAAAATAAATTTGATTTTATTTGGAATGGTTCTGAGTGGCCAAAACATGCCCCAATTTTATTTCCGGCTATTGGACGTTCAACTGATGATGAATATTTGCTGAACCAGAAGATTTATCCGATGCAACAACATGGTTTTGCTTCAGATTATTTCTTTGAAATTATTGACCAGAAAGAAGACCAGATAAGTTTGTCATTAAAAGATAACGAGGAAACTTATCAATCCTACCCTTTTCAATTTGAATTAAAAGTCACTTATCAACTGGTCAGTAAAAAATTGAAGATTCAATTTGAAATAAAAAATCTGTCAGTAAAAAAATTGACTTTTGCCTTAGGATTTCATCCAGCTTTTAACCTGTCAGCAAATTTTGAAGATTACCAGATTTCCTTTGAAACTAAGGATAAGACTTTAAAACAATTTGAAATTGTCAAAAATCCATTTCCTTATCGTTCGGGAAAAATCATAGAAATTAATAAAGCTGTCAGTAATTTTCCACTTGAAAGAGAATTCTTTGAAAAAGGGCTCGTCATTTTTGACAATAAAATCGAGGAGGTGAAACTTTTTTCACAAGAGACAGATTATCAAATGACCATGAAAATGGCGGATTTTCCTTATCTTTGCTTGTGGACAAAAGAAGACGAAAATCTTTCTTACCTCTGTATTGAACCCTTCCAAGGACTGCCTGATATTCTCAATCAAAAACAAGAACTCTTGCAAAAAGAAGGAAATATCAGCTTAAAATCAAATGAATCAAAAACTTATGAAGTTGAATTAACTTTTAATAGTAATAAAGGAGAATCATGAAATTTTTATCAGAAGATTTTTTACTAACGAATGAAAGTGCCAAGATGCTTTTTCATAAACATGCAGAAAAAATGCCAATTATTGATTATCATTGCCATCTTGAACCCGCAGAAATTTATGAAAATAAAAAATATGAAAATTTAACACAAATTTGGCTAGGTGGGGATCATTATAAATGGCGTTTGCTCCGTGCGAACGGCATTCCTGAAAAATTGATTACTGGAGATGGAGAGGATTATGAAAAGTTTTTAGCATTTGCTAAAACACTCGAAAAATCATTTGGTAATCCAATTTATGAATGGACTCATC from Lactococcus lactis carries:
- a CDS encoding MFS transporter, which produces MAEKQKTSWVYTPKAINTRRGLLYGLTDLMGGGWNNIVSGVIFVFVLSQGISPLFTGAVLGIGRIIDAIWSLFFGAITDRFYRTRLGRKYGRRHFFIALGGILFAILFPMFWISTSSWQYYLWVYVAIEVAISMILIPWETLPTEMTPDYKKRTTLSGSRMFISATGTAIVFFTLAVLKSFNNPNAYLYTGITWTVIFVIAIFTSWRASWERPLTPEFLAELDAQPRLGFSGFMKKTVTDYFGTFKNKSFRKHLLVYLLSFTGKDFYSTLLPTFIVIGLSGTSANAPWVLQALSAFGILSTIAAVKLMVTRGPKYLFTLSYLAIIVAMLGYFVIYLTGINNPMWMLVIVSIIYQLGRGILEFTPWNVFPFIPDVDRIFTHGDKAGVYASVMTFFRKSTGALATYIAGWALEEIGFNSTTMTTHANTPLGIQHGIMLIFIFVPIGLLAAALIAARTFKLNRANHDILKAELQRLEEGGSKTDVTLETRQVVELLTGHSYEKCWPDQADI
- a CDS encoding aldose 1-epimerase family protein; the protein is MENQLLTLKNNELTVQINPKGAELTHVIENKNKFDFIWNGSEWPKHAPILFPAIGRSTDDEYLLNQKIYPMQQHGFASDYFFEIIDQKEDQISLSLKDNEETYQSYPFQFELKVTYQLVSKKLKIQFEIKNLSVKKLTFALGFHPAFNLSANFEDYQISFETKDKTLKQFEIVKNPFPYRSGKIIEINKAVSNFPLEREFFEKGLVIFDNKIEEVKLFSQETDYQMTMKMADFPYLCLWTKEDENLSYLCIEPFQGLPDILNQKQELLQKEGNISLKSNESKTYEVELTFNSNKGES